The Actinomycetes bacterium genome includes the window GCAAGACCACCACGGCGTCGCTGCTGGCGGTGGCACTGCGCGGCGCCGGAGCAGACCCTTCCTGGCTGCTGGGCGCCCCGGTGCCGGCCCTGGGCGGCTCTGCCTCGCTGGGCGGGGGCCGCTGGATGGTGCTCGAGGCCGATGAGAGCGACGGCTCGTTCCTTTCCGGGCCGAGGGCCGCCGGGTTGCTTACCAACGCCGAACCCGACCACCTGGAGTTCTGGGGCGGCTGGGACCGTTTGCGTGCCGGGTTCCGGGAGTTCATCGAGCAGACCGATGGACCCGTGGTGGCCTGCCTGGACGACCCCGCGGCATCCGAACTCGCAGCAGAGACCGCAGCTGTGGGCTACGGCACCGATCCCTCGGCGCGGTACCGGGTCGAGTCGCTCAGCCTCGACACCCGCGGGTCCGACTTCACGTTGTGCACACCTGCGGGCAATCACCGGGTGCGGCTGTCCCTTCCGGGGCGTCACAATGCACTCAACGCGGCCGGCGCCCTCGCAACGGTCGGCGAGCTCGGCCTCGACGTCGGCGAGGCTGGAGGCGCCCTCGCCGACCACAGCGGCCTCTACCGTCGCTTCGAGCACCGGGGCACCGCAGGGCAGGTCGAGGTGGTCGACGACTATGCCCACCTGCCCACAGAGGTACGCGCCGCCCTGGCCGCGGGTTCCGCAAGCGGATGGGAACGCCTTGTCGTGGTGTTCCAGCCGCACCGCTACTCGCGCACCGAAGCGCTGTGGAAGGACTTCGGAGACGCCTTCGGTGACGCGGATGTGCTGGTGCTCACCGAGATCTATCCCGCCGGAGAACAGCCTCGCGCCGGTGTCACCGGTCGCCTGCTGGTCGATGCAGTGGTCGACTCGGGCGCAGCGCGACCGCTGTGGGCCGACACGCTGCAGGGCGCCGCTGAACTGCTCTGCGACATCCTTCGCCCAGGTGACCTGCTGATGACCGTGGGTGCCGGCGACGTGCGCGACGTGGGGGACATGGTGCTGGCTGCCCGCGGCGGGAGTGCGCGGTGAAGTCGTTCGAGGAGCTAATCGCAGTCAGCGGGGTGGAGGTCCGTTCCGCGGTGAGCATGGCTGCGTTGTGCACCTATCGCGTGGGTGGCTCTGCGCGGTGGTTCGCCAGCGTCGATTCCGAGGCCGAGCTCCGCGCTCTCGGGGAAGCAGTGGCGGGCGCGGCCGAGCCGCCCGCGGTTCTGGTGGTCGGCAGGGGCTCGAACCTGCTGGTGTCGGACTCCGGATTCGAAGGCCTCGCGGTGCAGTTGGGTGATGGGCTCGCCCGAATCTCCACCGATGGACACACCATGACAGCCGGCGGCGCTGCATCGCTGCCGGTGGTGGCGCGCCGAAGCGTGGCCGAGTCATTGAGTGGGTTCGAGTGGGCGGTCGGGGTGCCGGGGACCATCGGTGGAGCGGTCCGGATGAATGCCGGTGGCCACGGGTCCGACATGTCGGAGGTGCTGGTCGGGGTCCGCGTGGTGGACCTGCGCACCGGCGAGACTCGCGAAGTGGATGCCGCCGCACTCGAGCTCTCCTACAGGTCTTCGGCCTTGGACGCACACGAGGTGGTGACCTCGGCGGACCTCGCGCTGGTGCCGGGTGATCGGGAGCGCGGCGAGGCGCTGCTCGCAGACATCGTCCGCTGGCGCCGCGAGAACCAGCCCGGCGGGCACAACGCCGGCTCGGTCTTCACCAACCCGGCCGGCGACTCCGCCGGCCGGCTGATCGACGAGGCCGGCTGCAAGGGTTTGCGGATCGGGTCCGCGGAGGTCTCGCCGAAGCACGCCAACTTCATCCAGGCCGATGAGGGTGGCTCAGCCGACGACGTTCACGCGCTCATGCACGAGGTCATCCGCCGCGTGCGCCACACGAGCGGTGTCGAACTGCATGCCGAAACACGCCTCGTGGGCTTCGACCGTGACGCGGGGGCGTCGAGGTGACCGCGACTCGATCGCGGCGCCCGGTCGGCACCGAGCCGGCAGCGAAGAAGCGCAAGCTGCCCCGGCCCAGGCTGCCGAAGCTGAAGCTGCCGCGTATCCATGTCCCGAGGCCGCGGATTCCCGGGATCAACCTCAGGTTGCCGCGCCGGAGCGCCGGCGATGGGTCCTCAGCGCCTCGGGAGGCGAAGGTGCACCCGAGGATCGCGGGGCGCCGCGACGAGGTCGCCCGCGAGGGGCGCGATCGCCGCCGGCGGATCCGCTGGATCGGACTGGGTGTTGCAGGACTGCTGACTGCCTCGGCCGCGGTCCTGTTCTCACCGCTGTTCGACATGGACCACCTACTCGTGTCGGGGGTGGAGGGACCACCGGCCGATGCGGTGTCAGCAGCCGCGGGCCTGCCCGGGGGCAGCGCGCTGTTCGGAATCGATCCTGCAGAGGTGCGCGAGCGTGTGGAGGAGCTGGACTGGGTGGCGCACGCATCGGCCGAGGTGGTGTGGCCCGACCGCGTGGAGTTGGAGGTGACCCCGCAGCGCCCGGTCGCCCTTGTCGCACCGGGCGCGGGCGAGCCCGCTGCGATCGCCATGGCGACCGGTTCGGTGTTCGCATTCGGCGACGTCGAGCCCCTGGTGCCTTTCACTGCCGGGCTGCCCGTGCTGAGGCTCGAGGAGGGCGTCGCGCTCGACGACATCGGCTCCAGCGGCGCAGCGGAAGCCCTGCTGGCGCTGTCATCGCTCGGGCCGGTCACAGCCGCAACGGTGTCCGAGGTCACCGTCGACGAAGCCGGTCGGATCACGTTCGCTGCAGGCCCGGGCGGGCTCGAGGGGGCCCAGCTCGTGATCGGTGAACCCGTGCTGCTCCCCGAGAAGGCACAGGCTCTCGAAGCGGTCCTGTCGGGCCGGGTGGAACTTGCATGCCTCTCACGACTCGACGTGTCGGTGCCGTCAAGGGTCACGATCCAACGCCTGGAGGACTGCGCGATTCCCGACGTGTGAGGGGTCTGCTGCAGGGCCCGTGGAGCGTTTGGGGTCGAGGATCGTTGTATCGCCACCCCAGCCCCCATAGTCTCAAGTAAACCCTGAGGTTCAGGTGCAGGCCCCCTGGAGGTGCACTGCAGGTGAACATCGACACGAGTGCTCCCGCCCGGAGGCAACCCTGATGGCCCAGAACCCCCAAAACTACCTCGCCGTGATCAAGGTCGTGGGCATCGGTGGTGGCGGCTGCAATGCCGTCAACCGGATGATCGATGCCGGACTCAAGGGTGTCGAGTTCATAGCGATCAACACCGATGCGCAGGCCTTGCTGATGAGCGACGCCGACATCAAGCTCGACATCGGCCGCGACCTCACCCGCGGCCTCGGTGCCGGCTCTGACCCCGACGTCGGCCGCCAGGCGGCCGAGGACCACCGGGCAGAGATCGAAGAGGTTCTCCGCGGCGCCGACATGGTATTCGTGACCGCCGGTGAGGGCGGTGGCACCGGCACCGGAGCCGCTCCCGTGGTGGCGGAGATCTCCAAGCAGCAGGGTTCGCTGACCATCGGTGTGGTCACGCGGCCGTTTAACTTCGAGGGCCGTCGACGCGCCGTGCAGGCCGACCAGGGCATAACCAAGCTCAAGGAGAAGGTCGACACCCAGATCGTCATCCCCAACGACCGCCTGCTGAGCGTCGCCAACGACAAGACGTCGGTGCTCAACGCGTTCAAGATGGCCGACGAGGTGCTGCTGCAGGGTGTGCAGGGCATCACGGACCTGATCACCACGCCGGGCCTGATCAACACCGATTTCGCCGACGTGCGCATGATCATGAGCGACGCAGGCAGCGCTCTCATGGGCGTCGGCTACGCAAGCGGTGAGGGGCGGGCACTCGAAGCGGCCCGCTTCGCCATCTCGTCGCCGCTTCTGGAAGCCGCCATCGATGGGGCGCGGGGCATCCTTCTCAACATCTCCGGTGGCAGCGACCTCGGGCTGTTCGAGGTGAACGAGGCTGCCTCGGTCATCCACGAGGTGGCACACCCGGAGGCCAACATCATCTTCGGCGCGGTCATCGACGACGAGCTCGGCGACGAGGTGCGAATCACCGTCATCGCAGCCGGATTCGAGCGTTGGGACGATGCCAAGCCGGCCCGCAAGCCGGCTCGAGCAGAGAGCGGCGAAGGCGACGAGGGCGGCGCGGACCTCTCCGACGTGTTCGGTACCGAGGGCTCAGAGGACGAGGAGCTCTTCGGTGGCGACGACGACTTCGACGTTCCCTCGTTCCTGAAGTAGCCGCCACCATGGCGGACGCGCGGCGCTTCACCCTCCCGGGCGGCGTCGCTGTTCATGTCTCGTTCACCGACCGCGCCGACGGTGACCTTTCCATCCATGAAGAGCCGGCAGCGCTCGACACACGTCGGAGTGCAGTGGCTCCCACCCCATGGACCTGGCTCGAACAGGTGCACGGTGCGCGGGTGGTCGGTGTCGAGTCGCCCGGCGACGGTGCCGGCACCGCCGCCGATGCCTCGGTCACCGACAGGCCCGGCTGTGTGCTGTCGGTGCAGACCGCTGACTGCGCGCCGGTGCTCCTGTTCGCACCTGGCCCTTCGGGAGCGGTCGTGGCCGCTGCGCATGCCGGCTGGAAGGGAATCGAGGCCGGCGTGCTGCCGGCCGTGGTGGACCGGATGCGCTCACTCGGTGCCGGAGCTGTCTCCTGGACGCTGGGGCCGTGCATCTCGGCCGGCGAATACGAGTTCTCCCTCGGCGATCTGCATCGCCTGGAGGCGCGGTTCGGCAAGTCGGTGCGTTCGGTAACGCATTCGGGCACGCCGGCTCTGGATGTGCGTGCCGCAGTCCGCCGCTCGCTCGAGGCGGCCGGTGTCACCTCCGAGCCTGTGGGTCGCGCGCCGGCATGCACGGCATCGAGCACGGAGTACTGGTCACACCGGGCGCGAGCCGAGGTCGGGCGCCAGGCCGGTGTGATCTGGTGGGAGTCCGGCGCCGATGGGTGACCAGCGCGCCGTCGACCAGGACCTCGTGGACCGGTTGGCTGAGCAGATCGCCGAGCGCGGCGAGGTGCTCCGTCGTCGCATCGAGGCTGCGG containing:
- the murC gene encoding UDP-N-acetylmuramate--L-alanine ligase, which gives rise to MAEQASMPVFDLTRTRRVHVVAIGGAGMSSIATLLAQGGHTVSGSDAVDGPMLESLRALGVAVTVGHDPANVTGAEVVVASTAVADDNLELVEARRLGVPVMRRRDFLPAFGALQPFVSVTGTHGKTTTASLLAVALRGAGADPSWLLGAPVPALGGSASLGGGRWMVLEADESDGSFLSGPRAAGLLTNAEPDHLEFWGGWDRLRAGFREFIEQTDGPVVACLDDPAASELAAETAAVGYGTDPSARYRVESLSLDTRGSDFTLCTPAGNHRVRLSLPGRHNALNAAGALATVGELGLDVGEAGGALADHSGLYRRFEHRGTAGQVEVVDDYAHLPTEVRAALAAGSASGWERLVVVFQPHRYSRTEALWKDFGDAFGDADVLVLTEIYPAGEQPRAGVTGRLLVDAVVDSGAARPLWADTLQGAAELLCDILRPGDLLMTVGAGDVRDVGDMVLAARGGSAR
- the murB gene encoding UDP-N-acetylmuramate dehydrogenase, whose product is MKSFEELIAVSGVEVRSAVSMAALCTYRVGGSARWFASVDSEAELRALGEAVAGAAEPPAVLVVGRGSNLLVSDSGFEGLAVQLGDGLARISTDGHTMTAGGAASLPVVARRSVAESLSGFEWAVGVPGTIGGAVRMNAGGHGSDMSEVLVGVRVVDLRTGETREVDAAALELSYRSSALDAHEVVTSADLALVPGDRERGEALLADIVRWRRENQPGGHNAGSVFTNPAGDSAGRLIDEAGCKGLRIGSAEVSPKHANFIQADEGGSADDVHALMHEVIRRVRHTSGVELHAETRLVGFDRDAGASR
- a CDS encoding FtsQ-type POTRA domain-containing protein, with the protein product MHPRIAGRRDEVAREGRDRRRRIRWIGLGVAGLLTASAAVLFSPLFDMDHLLVSGVEGPPADAVSAAAGLPGGSALFGIDPAEVRERVEELDWVAHASAEVVWPDRVELEVTPQRPVALVAPGAGEPAAIAMATGSVFAFGDVEPLVPFTAGLPVLRLEEGVALDDIGSSGAAEALLALSSLGPVTAATVSEVTVDEAGRITFAAGPGGLEGAQLVIGEPVLLPEKAQALEAVLSGRVELACLSRLDVSVPSRVTIQRLEDCAIPDV
- the ftsZ gene encoding cell division protein FtsZ, translating into MAQNPQNYLAVIKVVGIGGGGCNAVNRMIDAGLKGVEFIAINTDAQALLMSDADIKLDIGRDLTRGLGAGSDPDVGRQAAEDHRAEIEEVLRGADMVFVTAGEGGGTGTGAAPVVAEISKQQGSLTIGVVTRPFNFEGRRRAVQADQGITKLKEKVDTQIVIPNDRLLSVANDKTSVLNAFKMADEVLLQGVQGITDLITTPGLINTDFADVRMIMSDAGSALMGVGYASGEGRALEAARFAISSPLLEAAIDGARGILLNISGGSDLGLFEVNEAASVIHEVAHPEANIIFGAVIDDELGDEVRITVIAAGFERWDDAKPARKPARAESGEGDEGGADLSDVFGTEGSEDEELFGGDDDFDVPSFLK
- a CDS encoding polyphenol oxidase family protein, whose product is MADARRFTLPGGVAVHVSFTDRADGDLSIHEEPAALDTRRSAVAPTPWTWLEQVHGARVVGVESPGDGAGTAADASVTDRPGCVLSVQTADCAPVLLFAPGPSGAVVAAAHAGWKGIEAGVLPAVVDRMRSLGAGAVSWTLGPCISAGEYEFSLGDLHRLEARFGKSVRSVTHSGTPALDVRAAVRRSLEAAGVTSEPVGRAPACTASSTEYWSHRARAEVGRQAGVIWWESGADG